One Senegalia massiliensis DNA window includes the following coding sequences:
- the lspA gene encoding signal peptidase II gives MYIIPILIIILDQLTKYFSVVNLEGEAPIVLIENFLQLNYVRNYGAAFGIMNSQRTFFLIITIIIVFGIIFYINKYNNTKIMNYSLVMIIGGAIGNFIDRLRVGYVIDFIDVNFGEVYDFPVFNIADSFIVIGTILLVILVMTDNYEDKGKE, from the coding sequence ATGTACATAATACCTATTTTAATTATTATATTAGACCAATTAACAAAGTATTTTTCTGTAGTTAATTTAGAAGGAGAAGCTCCAATTGTATTAATTGAAAATTTTTTACAATTAAACTATGTAAGAAATTATGGTGCTGCTTTTGGAATAATGAATTCTCAAAGAACATTCTTTTTAATAATTACCATAATTATTGTGTTTGGTATTATATTCTATATAAATAAATATAATAATACTAAAATAATGAACTATAGTTTAGTTATGATTATTGGTGGAGCTATTGGAAATTTTATTGATAGACTTAGAGTTGGCTATGTTATTGATTTTATAGATGTTAATTTTGGAGAGGTTTATGATTTTCCAGTGTTTAACATAGCAGATAGCTTTATAGTTATAGGAACTATACTATTAGTTATATTAGTAATGACAGATAATTATGAAGATAAGGGAAAAGAGTGA